A single Parabacteroides timonensis DNA region contains:
- a CDS encoding DUF3078 domain-containing protein, whose translation MVIKRYFILFSIFTSLISLAEAQEKVVITGTNVNNNVTQRDVPDTIPMIEIEDPDLDNIISLRGQFEKQNRSYSAPVVPNENLLRFLKKDEVEISDEAMYWARLVRDASTIFDNNMTFRDTVIVNPLFLPIVFKGELLPKDLTFYKENFWVKNEQLPLPFTPDTLFKQEELKKEIEDKAYKYVQSNYPDYFRYSMRDLPQDKVVAKVIKKTNYEPELIKIESEANFSDVDAPVKFIPERRYWTSNFESTMQFSQNYISPNWNAGGDPNFNMNTRQYFKYDYNKDKVQVTNELEFKLNMNTLPDKTDSIHSYKINDQILRLHSLFGYKAFNKWYYTVDISFNTQVVTNYAQNSNTKLSAFLAPMTFNTGIGMKYELEKTITKARHRNVKLNVNVAPFSYNYMYSREKGIDMDLKRHGFKEKDNASELPDDVNKYRNSQSQIGSKIESNMTFNINRNVSWTSRFYYFTDYHRITGEFENTFNLQISRFFSTRINLHIRYDDGVAKNEDFNSYLQINELLSFGFNYKW comes from the coding sequence TAGAAGATCCGGACCTGGATAATATCATAAGTCTGCGAGGACAGTTCGAAAAGCAGAACCGGTCGTATTCCGCTCCGGTCGTACCCAATGAAAATCTACTTCGTTTCCTTAAAAAGGACGAAGTGGAAATATCCGATGAAGCGATGTACTGGGCCCGCCTGGTACGTGACGCCTCTACTATATTCGATAATAATATGACCTTTCGCGATACAGTGATCGTCAACCCTTTGTTCTTACCGATTGTGTTTAAAGGCGAACTATTACCGAAGGATCTTACATTCTATAAAGAAAACTTCTGGGTAAAGAATGAACAGTTACCTTTGCCGTTCACTCCCGATACTTTATTCAAGCAGGAAGAGTTGAAAAAAGAGATAGAAGACAAAGCATATAAATATGTACAATCGAACTATCCGGATTACTTCCGTTATTCGATGAGAGACCTGCCTCAGGATAAGGTTGTAGCCAAAGTAATCAAGAAAACGAATTACGAACCGGAACTAATCAAAATAGAAAGCGAAGCCAATTTTAGCGACGTGGATGCTCCGGTAAAATTCATTCCGGAAAGACGTTACTGGACATCGAATTTTGAAAGTACTATGCAATTTTCACAGAATTATATTTCTCCCAACTGGAACGCAGGAGGTGATCCGAATTTCAACATGAATACCCGTCAGTACTTCAAATACGACTATAATAAAGACAAAGTACAGGTAACAAATGAATTGGAATTCAAGCTTAATATGAACACATTGCCAGATAAAACAGATTCCATACATTCATATAAAATTAATGACCAGATACTCCGTCTTCACTCTTTGTTCGGTTACAAGGCTTTTAACAAATGGTATTATACAGTTGACATTAGCTTTAATACGCAAGTCGTGACTAATTATGCCCAAAACAGCAATACAAAGTTATCGGCATTTCTCGCCCCTATGACTTTCAATACCGGTATTGGTATGAAGTACGAGTTAGAAAAAACCATAACAAAAGCCAGACATCGTAATGTTAAACTGAATGTCAATGTTGCACCTTTCTCTTACAACTATATGTATAGTAGAGAAAAGGGGATAGATATGGATTTGAAACGACACGGTTTCAAAGAAAAGGATAATGCCAGCGAACTGCCTGATGATGTAAACAAATACAGAAACTCTCAAAGTCAGATCGGTTCGAAAATTGAATCTAATATGACATTCAATATCAATCGAAATGTAAGTTGGACTTCCCGTTTTTACTACTTCACGGACTACCATCGTATTACCGGTGAATTTGAAAACACATTCAATTTACAAATCAGTCGATTCTTTTCAACACGGATCAACTTGCATATACGCTATGATGACGGTGTTGCGAAAAACGAAGACTTCAACAGCTATTTACAGATCAACGAACTCTTGAGCTTTGGTTTTAATTACAAATGGTAA